In Bradyrhizobium sp. 1(2017), one DNA window encodes the following:
- a CDS encoding DUF892 family protein — protein sequence MYHHVKKLMFTVRVDEPDPRFGNMLLEQFGGANGELAAAMQYSIQGLNCEDPDRKDLLMDIGTEELSHLEVVGTLARMHLKPAKFDRQAAEADPLIAIAGGGGVNLFNSQGNAWTADYLKITGELDVDLRSNIAAEARAKIVYERLINFTDDAGTKDALQFLMTREITHMKAFSLALESMSKPAFSIGRIAPTPGLVDQFFNDSTGTGDHGEIDTRGPWNEGGEWVFTESPAIQAGEPGPAAAIVTESSPPVDEAGLGDLLIDELRDILHAEKQLTKALPKMAEAARFDQLRELFELHLGETETQIERINECFELLGKSARAKPCKGMMGLVEEGQEVMTEGEEKEDAAADLALIGAAQRVEHYEIAGYTTARNLAQQLRHSAVVSLLSKSLAEEENADQLLNQVARSLMSVAKMPAAVEQTEQ from the coding sequence ATGTATCACCACGTCAAGAAGTTGATGTTCACCGTCCGCGTCGATGAGCCGGACCCGCGCTTTGGCAATATGCTTCTTGAACAGTTCGGCGGCGCCAACGGCGAACTTGCAGCCGCGATGCAGTATTCGATCCAGGGCCTCAATTGCGAGGACCCCGATCGCAAGGACCTCCTGATGGATATCGGCACCGAAGAGCTGAGCCATCTGGAAGTCGTCGGTACGCTGGCCCGCATGCATCTCAAGCCGGCGAAGTTTGATCGCCAGGCGGCCGAGGCCGATCCGCTGATCGCGATCGCGGGTGGGGGCGGCGTGAATCTCTTCAATTCGCAAGGCAATGCCTGGACCGCCGATTACCTGAAGATCACGGGCGAACTGGACGTGGACCTGCGCAGCAATATTGCCGCCGAAGCGCGGGCGAAGATCGTCTACGAACGCCTGATCAACTTTACTGACGACGCCGGCACTAAGGACGCCTTGCAGTTCCTCATGACCCGCGAAATCACCCATATGAAGGCATTCTCGCTCGCCCTCGAGAGCATGAGCAAGCCGGCCTTCAGCATTGGCCGCATCGCGCCCACACCGGGTCTCGTCGACCAGTTCTTCAACGACTCCACGGGCACCGGCGATCATGGTGAGATCGACACCCGCGGGCCCTGGAACGAGGGCGGCGAATGGGTCTTCACGGAATCGCCGGCCATTCAGGCCGGGGAACCAGGACCCGCGGCGGCTATCGTCACCGAAAGCTCACCGCCGGTCGACGAGGCCGGTCTTGGCGACCTGCTGATCGACGAGCTCCGCGACATCCTTCACGCCGAGAAGCAGTTGACGAAGGCGCTTCCCAAGATGGCGGAAGCGGCGCGATTCGACCAGTTGCGCGAGCTGTTCGAGCTGCATCTCGGCGAGACCGAAACCCAGATCGAGCGCATCAATGAATGCTTTGAGTTGCTCGGCAAGTCCGCGCGCGCCAAGCCCTGCAAGGGCATGATGGGTCTTGTCGAAGAAGGTCAGGAAGTCATGACCGAGGGCGAGGAGAAGGAAGACGCCGCGGCCGACCTCGCCCTGATCGGCGCGGCGCAGCGGGTCGAGCATTATGAGATTGCCGGCTACACGACAGCGCGCAACCTTGCCCAGCAGCTACGCCATAGCGCCGTCGTCAGCCTCCTATCGAAGTCACTGGCAGAAGAGGAAAACGCGGACCAATTGCTCAACCAGGTCGCGCGGTCCCTGATGTCCGTCGCCAAGATGCCGGCCGCCGTCGAACAGACCGAACAGTAG
- a CDS encoding SDR family NAD(P)-dependent oxidoreductase, with product MAGQFAIVTGASTGIGFELARLCASKGYDLLVAADEPEIEAAAEALRKEVNSIAVVALQADLATIEGVDELYEVAQGRKVDVLMANAGRGLGHAFLDQEWARVRQVIDTNVMGTTYLLHRVGQDMRRRNEGQILITGSIAGFTPGSFQAVYNASKSYLNSLSFALREELRDTKVTVTCLMPGATETEFFARADMLDTKVGSEDKDDAAMVARKGFEAMMNGEGDVVTGLKNKIQSAVANVTPAETLAKQHRKQAEPGTAKS from the coding sequence ATGGCCGGACAGTTTGCAATTGTGACGGGTGCCTCGACCGGCATCGGCTTTGAGCTTGCCCGGCTCTGCGCCTCCAAAGGATATGACCTTCTCGTCGCCGCGGATGAACCCGAGATCGAGGCGGCCGCGGAGGCGCTGCGCAAAGAAGTCAACAGCATCGCCGTTGTGGCGTTGCAAGCCGATCTAGCTACCATTGAAGGCGTCGACGAGCTCTACGAGGTTGCACAAGGTCGCAAGGTCGACGTGCTGATGGCCAATGCCGGCCGCGGCCTGGGCCATGCTTTCCTGGATCAGGAGTGGGCGCGTGTCCGTCAGGTGATCGACACCAACGTCATGGGGACGACCTACCTGCTCCATCGGGTTGGCCAGGACATGCGCCGGCGCAATGAGGGACAGATCCTTATTACCGGTTCGATCGCGGGCTTCACCCCGGGGAGCTTCCAGGCCGTCTACAACGCCTCGAAGTCGTACCTGAACTCCCTCTCTTTTGCGCTGCGCGAGGAACTGCGCGACACGAAAGTGACGGTCACCTGCCTGATGCCGGGCGCCACCGAGACCGAGTTCTTCGCACGCGCAGATATGCTCGACACCAAAGTGGGCTCTGAGGACAAGGACGATGCGGCGATGGTCGCCCGCAAGGGTTTCGAGGCGATGATGAATGGCGAAGGCGATGTCGTGACCGGCCTCAAGAACAAGATCCAGTCGGCGGTTGCCAATGTGACGCCGGCCGAAACACTCGCCAAGCAGCATCGCAAACAGGCGGAGCCCGGCACCGCAAAATCCTGA
- a CDS encoding response regulator, which translates to MMTQASMSESHELADPTDRSPDDKVAPAADEPNDHVDQSRAVLIVEDDFLIAMQAEAALLDAGFRVTGIATTAEEALTMAREQKPALAIMDIRLAGRRDGVEAAGDLFRELGLRCVFATAHDDLLTRTRAEPFAPLGWLSKPYTMASLTSVVRAALTRPA; encoded by the coding sequence ATGATGACACAGGCGAGCATGTCCGAAAGCCATGAGCTGGCCGATCCGACCGATCGTTCGCCTGATGATAAAGTGGCGCCCGCCGCCGACGAACCGAACGATCATGTTGATCAGTCCCGCGCGGTCCTGATCGTCGAAGACGATTTTTTGATCGCCATGCAGGCTGAAGCCGCGTTGCTCGATGCTGGCTTTCGGGTGACCGGCATTGCAACCACCGCCGAGGAAGCCTTGACGATGGCAAGGGAACAGAAGCCGGCCCTTGCTATCATGGATATACGTCTGGCCGGCCGACGCGACGGCGTCGAGGCAGCCGGTGATCTCTTTCGCGAGCTCGGCTTGCGCTGTGTCTTTGCTACGGCCCATGATGATCTCTTGACCCGCACGCGGGCCGAGCCGTTCGCGCCGCTTGGCTGGCTCTCGAAGCCTTATACCATGGCTTCCCTGACGAGCGTGGTCCGTGCAGCGTTGACGCGGCCAGCCTAG
- a CDS encoding arginase family protein: protein MTQPVTPATFLSLPAGAPDMVSSADVVIFGAPDATPHVPGATSHAARAPSALRESTQQIARDPLRWDFDQDGPLIPEGLRAVDLGDLPTDPATPQENRSLITSTTVSILKAGVVPLLLGGDDSVPIPFFAGFERFGPVTILQIDAHLDWRDERDGLKHTFSSTMRRASEMPWVERIIQVGQRGIGGSRERDLADAQAWGVTLFSAATVRRHGVQPVIDLIPPGSQCVVTLDCDGLDPTVIPAVLVPQPGGLGYLDIVELLHGVTQRARIVGFDLVELVPDADVRGLGVLAASRILCVALGCVARQRSAMRLADQ from the coding sequence ATGACACAACCTGTCACCCCTGCCACCTTTCTAAGCCTTCCTGCGGGCGCGCCCGACATGGTCTCAAGCGCGGATGTCGTGATCTTTGGTGCGCCGGACGCGACGCCGCATGTTCCGGGCGCCACCAGCCATGCCGCACGGGCTCCTTCGGCTCTACGGGAAAGTACCCAGCAAATTGCGCGTGATCCCTTGCGGTGGGATTTCGATCAGGACGGCCCGTTGATCCCCGAAGGATTGCGGGCGGTTGATCTTGGCGACCTTCCAACCGATCCGGCAACACCGCAGGAGAACCGCTCGCTGATCACATCCACAACCGTGAGCATTCTGAAGGCGGGCGTCGTGCCTCTGCTGCTCGGCGGGGATGACTCGGTTCCCATTCCATTCTTCGCGGGGTTCGAGCGGTTTGGCCCCGTCACCATCCTGCAAATCGATGCGCATCTCGACTGGCGTGACGAGCGGGATGGCCTCAAGCATACATTCTCCAGCACCATGCGCCGCGCCAGCGAAATGCCATGGGTGGAGCGGATCATTCAGGTTGGACAGCGCGGCATCGGTGGTTCGCGGGAACGGGATCTTGCCGACGCCCAAGCTTGGGGCGTGACACTGTTCAGTGCGGCGACCGTGCGCCGACATGGCGTGCAGCCAGTCATCGACCTCATCCCGCCGGGCAGCCAATGCGTCGTTACGCTCGATTGCGACGGCCTCGACCCGACTGTTATTCCCGCGGTGCTGGTCCCACAGCCGGGCGGTCTCGGCTATCTCGATATCGTCGAGCTGTTGCATGGCGTTACGCAACGGGCGCGGATCGTTGGTTTTGATCTCGTGGAATTGGTGCCGGATGCGGATGTACGAGGCTTAGGCGTGCTCGCCGCCTCGCGCATTCTCTGCGTTGCCCTCGGATGCGTGGCGCGACAGCGATCCGCTATGAGGCTAGCGGATCAATGA
- a CDS encoding PAS domain S-box protein, with protein sequence MNIQQTAVDLDSLEPLAALGLQSPSPAFLAQLPIAIHACDAEGRILWFNSRAADLWGRAPRVGDNSELFCGSYKLFLDGRPISREQTPMAEVLRTGTPVRGLEGRLERPDGSHVWATIHIAPVFDEDGVLAGAINCFHERIGGRPEMSDARSDDWVQARDERLAATYEHVGAGIVEIDRDGRMLRVNQQLCRLTGYTASELLGRTIFEETLPDDIAEDRAQFSRQIAGEFDRYSIEKRIYRKDGGHIWAAVTSSSIRDAAGQFLYAVRVQHDITDRKRAEQALARRMEEQAALFAFSERLQHCQSAEQVHQAALDAITRALGCTRASILLYDQAEVMRFAAWHDLSEAYRKAVEGHSPWDRNETRPAPVCIEDVARSDLPDDLKQTILNEGIQAAAFTPIVQDGRLAGKFMAYHGEPHHFTPSELDTALTLARLLGFALARLAGDEARRLAERDAQQLAAIVESSADAIVSKNLDGIIQTWNDGARRLFGYSRDEAVGRSIAMLIPSDRQDEEPHILAKIKAGERVDHFETVRRRKDGSLVDISLTISPIRDRMGRVIGASKIARDITERKLSERRLQESEQRLQELLDAIPAAIYTTDADGKITYFNQTAVEFAGRTPSLGSDEWCVTWKLYLPDGTPLPHEQCPMAIALKEGRPVRGVEAVAERPDGTRVPFIPFPTPLFDASGRVTGAINMLVDLSERKQAETQQRLLLNELNHRTKNNMQMLQGLLYTAARSARSEEARRVLDDACSRIAAMAAAQRVLYGTTDATSFAADEFLSAVVETIQQTLPARIKITHTQATGALSNDIAMPLALILNELLTNAAKHGISDPAADSIRVSLVEHDGQFELHVEDDGPGFDLNAVRQTSSGLRLILGLARQLHAEFTVSRSPSRATLRFGASRGA encoded by the coding sequence ATGAATATTCAGCAGACGGCGGTCGATCTTGACAGTCTCGAGCCGCTCGCAGCGCTCGGTTTGCAAAGCCCGTCACCCGCTTTCCTCGCGCAGCTTCCCATCGCAATCCACGCCTGTGACGCGGAGGGGCGTATTCTGTGGTTCAATTCACGCGCGGCGGACTTGTGGGGCCGCGCGCCGCGGGTTGGCGACAATAGCGAACTCTTCTGCGGCTCCTACAAGCTCTTCCTTGATGGACGGCCGATCTCGCGCGAACAGACGCCAATGGCCGAAGTGCTGCGGACCGGAACTCCGGTCCGTGGCCTCGAAGGTCGCCTGGAAAGGCCCGATGGCTCACACGTCTGGGCCACCATCCATATTGCGCCGGTGTTCGATGAGGACGGTGTCCTGGCCGGGGCCATCAACTGCTTTCACGAGCGCATCGGCGGCCGACCGGAAATGTCGGACGCCCGTTCCGACGACTGGGTGCAGGCCCGCGACGAACGGCTTGCGGCCACCTATGAGCATGTCGGTGCCGGCATCGTCGAAATCGATCGCGACGGCCGCATGCTCCGGGTCAACCAGCAGCTTTGCCGGCTGACCGGATATACGGCCTCCGAGCTTCTGGGGCGAACGATCTTCGAGGAGACGCTGCCCGATGATATTGCCGAGGACCGCGCGCAATTCAGCCGCCAGATCGCGGGCGAATTCGATCGCTACAGCATCGAAAAGCGCATCTACCGCAAGGATGGCGGACATATCTGGGCGGCCGTCACGTCATCGAGCATTCGCGACGCCGCCGGCCAATTTCTCTACGCCGTCCGCGTGCAGCACGATATTACGGACCGCAAGCGCGCCGAACAGGCGCTCGCCCGGCGCATGGAAGAGCAAGCCGCCTTGTTCGCTTTCTCGGAGCGACTTCAGCACTGCCAATCGGCCGAGCAAGTCCACCAGGCCGCGCTTGATGCCATCACGCGCGCGCTGGGCTGCACGCGGGCCTCGATTCTGCTCTATGATCAAGCCGAGGTCATGCGGTTCGCGGCTTGGCATGACCTCTCGGAAGCCTACCGGAAGGCGGTGGAAGGACATTCCCCGTGGGACCGCAATGAGACAAGGCCGGCGCCTGTCTGCATCGAAGACGTTGCCCGTAGCGACCTGCCTGATGATCTGAAACAGACAATCCTCAACGAAGGCATTCAAGCCGCGGCCTTTACGCCCATTGTCCAGGATGGCCGGCTTGCCGGCAAGTTCATGGCCTACCATGGTGAGCCCCATCACTTCACGCCATCCGAGCTCGATACGGCGCTCACGCTGGCACGCCTGCTCGGCTTTGCCCTTGCGCGCCTTGCCGGCGATGAAGCCCGCCGCCTGGCCGAGCGCGATGCCCAGCAACTGGCGGCCATCGTTGAATCGTCAGCCGATGCCATCGTCAGCAAGAATCTTGATGGCATTATCCAGACCTGGAATGACGGTGCCCGGCGTCTGTTCGGCTACAGCCGAGATGAGGCTGTCGGCCGGTCGATCGCGATGCTTATCCCGTCCGACCGGCAGGATGAGGAGCCGCACATTCTGGCCAAGATCAAAGCCGGCGAGCGGGTGGATCATTTCGAGACCGTGCGTCGCCGCAAGGATGGCAGTCTGGTCGACATTTCGCTGACAATCTCGCCGATCCGCGATCGCATGGGGCGCGTCATTGGAGCCTCGAAGATCGCCCGCGATATCACAGAGCGCAAGCTCTCCGAAAGGAGATTGCAGGAGAGCGAACAGCGGTTGCAGGAATTGCTCGACGCCATACCGGCCGCCATCTACACGACCGACGCCGACGGCAAGATCACCTATTTCAACCAGACAGCCGTCGAATTTGCCGGCCGGACACCGTCGCTCGGCAGCGACGAATGGTGCGTGACCTGGAAGCTCTATCTTCCCGACGGTACGCCGTTGCCACATGAGCAATGCCCGATGGCCATCGCCCTCAAGGAAGGCCGTCCGGTGCGCGGGGTCGAGGCGGTTGCCGAACGGCCCGATGGCACACGCGTTCCCTTCATCCCGTTCCCGACGCCCCTGTTCGATGCATCCGGCCGGGTCACCGGCGCCATCAACATGCTGGTTGATCTGAGCGAGCGAAAGCAGGCTGAGACCCAGCAGCGCCTGCTGCTCAATGAACTCAACCACCGCACCAAGAACAACATGCAGATGCTCCAGGGGCTCCTGTACACGGCGGCCCGCAGCGCCCGGAGCGAGGAGGCCCGGCGTGTGCTCGACGATGCCTGTAGCCGGATTGCCGCCATGGCCGCTGCCCAGCGTGTTCTTTATGGCACCACCGACGCGACCAGCTTCGCGGCGGATGAGTTTCTTAGCGCAGTGGTCGAAACGATCCAGCAGACGCTGCCAGCGAGAATCAAGATCACGCATACGCAGGCTACCGGTGCTCTGTCCAACGATATTGCCATGCCGCTCGCCCTGATCCTCAATGAATTGCTGACCAACGCAGCCAAGCACGGGATCAGCGATCCGGCCGCCGACAGTATTCGCGTCAGCCTTGTTGAGCATGATGGACAGTTCGAGCTTCATGTCGAGGATGACGGGCCCGGATTTGACTTGAATGCGGTGCGACAAACGTCGTCGGGCCTGCGTCTGATACTTGGCCTTGCCCGCCAGCTCCATGCCGAGTTTACCGTGAGCCGATCGCCTTCGCGCGCTACGCTTCGTTTCGGCGCATCGCGAGGTGCATGA